The following nucleotide sequence is from Cellvibrio sp. PSBB006.
TGGCCGACGTATTAAAAGCGCCGGAAAAGCCTATCGATGCCTTAACCCAGGCGTTGGCTGCACACAAGGAATCCTTGGGTGATTTAACCGGATATGAGAAGCACAATGGCTTGCCGGTGACAATTCTGGGGGACAAAACCGTCTCTTACACCTTGTTGAAAAGTGTTATGGCCACCTGTCAGGGAAGTGATTTCCGTGAAATTTCCCTTGCTGTTAATCAGGTGGTTACAACACCGAATGCCGCTGGCATGGCGGCCAGAGCAACGGCTAATACTTCTTCAAAGGCTGGAGGTTAACATGTCTGCAAATATTCAGCCGTTTGCCGCTCAGTCTTTTGCCGCGCAGCCATTTGCGTTAGAGCTGCAACTGCCCTGGCATGCAGATGAAGAGCGCGAAAAGGCATTTAAGAACATCCTCAAAAAAGTTCTTATTCCCTTATTGATCCTGTTTCTGCTGGTTCCCTGGTTGAGCCAGATTGAGCAGGAATATGTGCCCGATGAAGATCGGGTGGAAACGGTGATTTTGCTGGACCCCCCCAAACCAGTCCCGCCACCACCGCCACCGCCAGTTGTGCAGGAAAAACCCAAGCCGGTGCCGGTGGAGCCGCCCAAGGTGGCTGAACCAAAACCGACGCCTACGCCCAAGGTAGATGATCGCCCCAAAGCGGTTGCGAAAGCACCGACGGTCGACACCAGAACATCGATCGCAAAATCACAGGGACTGGCGGAGTTATCCAGCCAATTAAAATCCCTGCGTGGTTCTGTTGATGTTGCCAAGATGCAAAATAAAAACGTATCTACCAATACCGGTGGTACCGTCGCCGCCAGTGATCGCTCGGTTCTGGGCGCTGACAACATCGTCAGGAAAAGCGAAGGTATCGTGGTCAATGAAGAAATCATGAAGGGCGAACTGGTTGCCCTGGCGGAACACCAGTCTACCGAGGTGGAAGGTGTTGTCGGCGGTGATTCCAATATCGGTAGCCAATACAGTCATTTGTCCGGTCAATCGGGCAAGCGCGATATGGAAAGTATTCGCCGCACGCTGGAGCAAACCAAAAGCAGCGTGTACACGCTGTATCAGCGCGCGTTACTGGATCACCCTGAACTTGCGGGCAAGTTCACGTTTTCGATTGTGATTGAGCCCAATGGCAGTATCTCCAATTTGAAGCTGGTGGTGAGCGAGTTGGGTATTGCGGAGTTGGAAGACAGTATCCTTGCGCGTATCAAGCAGGTGAACTTCGGCGCGAAAGATGTCTCTGCCACAGTAATTGAATATAAATTTGTTTTCTTGCCGAGCTGATTGATTTTTGTTCGGACTGAAACCCCTGATCGATCTGAATCGATCAGGGGTTTTTTATTGATGGTTTGCAAAATACGCAAAACGGTTTTTTTGTTCATAAGCTAATGGATCAAGCATTTCGATTAGTTCTTGCTGAGGGATTTTGGTAGCGGCGCATTATTCATTGAGGCAATGTTCTTTGTCCCTGTCGATATCAGATCATCGTCGTTGAAAGATCAATCGCCACCAAAAAATCGTTTATTTCTGCTTTTTAAACATGCGTCAGCTCACGCAAAAACTGTAAGAAAGTCCGATACTCACCAGTGTTTAAGTTCACAAAAAATTAAACCGGAATAACCTGATAAATGGATTTTATGGCAATTGTGATCCTGTACCTTTTTCCTTAATCCGCTACTGGCAACATGTCAGTGTCCAAAAAAATCCTGTGGATAAAAGTTGTTGATCAATAACAGCCTCCCGGGAAATACAAAATCCTTTTTAAAGGATATTCATTGCTTGACTTGGGGTACTGCTGACAGCACTACCATCCCTGCTTTGCGGTTTTCCCGTAATCCAATGCAACAACAAATTATCATGGTGCTGAAAATGTCTTGGCTAATCAAATCATGTCGAAAATCACTTGTGTTTTTTGTCACGCCTTTGATTTTGGTAGCTTGTGGAGGCGGTGGCGGTAGTGGCGGTGATGCCTCGTCCGAAAGCCTTGGCCTGTCTCAGGACACGCCTTTTGTCTACGTTGAACGCAACCTGGCTAAAGATAACGAGGCCAGCAAAGAACGTTTCAAGCGTTCGATGAGCGGGCAGGACCGCGCCCCCCTGGATCTTGAATCCCCTTATCAATTCCGCCCCGGCGCCAAGCTGATGAGCCGGTCCAGCCTCGACGTCGATGCTATCGATACGGAAGTGCTGGCTGAGTACTTCGGATCAACCGATTATGATGTCAAAGACCTGAACGTATCAGCCGATGGCAAGCGGCTGGTATTCGCGGCCCACGGTCCGGCAAACCATCCTACGGATTACACCTGGAATATTTACGAATACAGTTTTGAAGGTAAAACGGTTCGTCGCATCATCAAAACCCACTCTCTGGCTAACGCA
It contains:
- a CDS encoding biopolymer transporter ExbD translates to MIGSTIFYTKPKTSIVPKLNLVALMDIFTILVFFLLLNSGESQKIENAKFIELPDSISGVTPHNELFIMIDEDKIWIGDQAVADVADVLKAPEKPIDALTQALAAHKESLGDLTGYEKHNGLPVTILGDKTVSYTLLKSVMATCQGSDFREISLAVNQVVTTPNAAGMAARATANTSSKAGG
- a CDS encoding AgmX/PglI C-terminal domain-containing protein — encoded protein: MSANIQPFAAQSFAAQPFALELQLPWHADEEREKAFKNILKKVLIPLLILFLLVPWLSQIEQEYVPDEDRVETVILLDPPKPVPPPPPPPVVQEKPKPVPVEPPKVAEPKPTPTPKVDDRPKAVAKAPTVDTRTSIAKSQGLAELSSQLKSLRGSVDVAKMQNKNVSTNTGGTVAASDRSVLGADNIVRKSEGIVVNEEIMKGELVALAEHQSTEVEGVVGGDSNIGSQYSHLSGQSGKRDMESIRRTLEQTKSSVYTLYQRALLDHPELAGKFTFSIVIEPNGSISNLKLVVSELGIAELEDSILARIKQVNFGAKDVSATVIEYKFVFLPS